The sequence TTTATGACGCTAAAGAGCGTGGTTGGCTCATTTACGATCTTGATATCGTTGGTGTAAGCATCATTCAAACATACAGAAGTCAGTTTGGTGATGTGCTAAATAACGCTGATTTCAATACTCTTTTACAAAAGCTAAACGAAGCTGTTTTGCCTGATCAAAATAAAACTAACCCTTAATGCGACAAATTTTTAAATTTATCATTGCTAAAAACAAGCTTATTATTGCTCTAATTTTAGCTTTAAGCGTAGTTTTTGGCTATCTTAGCACTAAGCTTAGCGTTGATGCATCAGCTGAAACGCTACTGCTTGAGCATGATCCTGACTTAAAAGCTTATAGAGAGATAGCCAAACGCTACGACTCACCCGGATTTTTAGTGGTCGCTTTTACCCCAAAAGACGATCTTTTTTCACCTAAAAATTTAGAACTTATCAAAAATTTAGGTGATGAACTAGCTAAAAACGATATGGTAAATAGCGTCATCTCTATAATAAATATTCCGCTTTTAAATAGTGTAAAAGGCGGGATCACGGGCATCTTAGATCATACTCCAACGCTGCAAGATAAAGATATAAATATTTCAAAAGCGAAGCTCGAGTTTGCCAAAAGTCCGATTTACAGCGGAAATTTGATAAGCAAAGATCTAAAAACCACAGCAATTGCTCTAAATTTAAAACAAGATGAGAAATTTAATGAGCTTGTAAATGAGAGAAATTTGCTTAGCCAAAAAGAGTCAAACGGCACTATCACACAAGCTGAGCGACTTAAGCTAGAGGCTCTTGCCTATGAGTTTAAAGCCTACCGAGACGAGCTTAGAAAGAGCGATCACGAAAACCTTGAGGCCATAAAAGCAACCATAGCTAAATTTAACGCAAATGACGAGCTATTCTTAGGCGGCGCAAATATGATCGCTGATGATATGATAGGCTTTATAAAGAACGATCTTTTGGTTTATGGGCTAAGCGTTCTAGCGCTTCTTAGCTTTAGTTTGTGGCTATTTTTCAGGCAGGTTAGATGGATAGTTTTGCCGATGTTTATATGTGCCGTAAGTGCCATTTTTACGACCGGAATTTTTGGCATATTTGACTGGGAAGTGACGGTCATTAGCTCAAACTACATCGCACTTCAGCTCATCATTACTATTTCAACCGTGATTCATCTTGTCGTTAGCTACCGAGAATTTTACGCAAAGCATCCAAAATATAGCCAAAATCAGCTAATTTATCTAACGCTTCGTGATAAATTCTCTCCATCTTTTTGGGCGATATTTACCACGGTTATTGGCTTTAGCTCGCTTATGAGTGCTGACATAAAGCCAGTTATCATGCTTGGCATTATGATGAGCACTGGCATTAGCGTTTCACTTATGCTTGCATTTTTGCTATTTGGCGCGATAAATGTAAATTTAGAAAAATTAGCTCCTATTAGAACCTTTGAAAATAGCTTTAAATTTACAAAATACTGCGCAAATTTAGCCTTAAACTCAAGAAAGATTATCTACGTAGTTTGCGTTCTAGTCGTTTGTTTTGGCGTTTATGGTATCAGCAAGATAAAGGTTGAAAATAGCTTCATTGGCTACTTTAAAGAAAGTACAGAAATTCGCCAAGGAATGCAAGTCATTGATACTAAGCTTGGTGGCACGATACCGGTTGATGTGATAGTGAAATTTAAAGAGCAAAAACAAGAAAAAAATGCCGAGCAAGATGAGTTTGAAAATGAGTTTGAAAGCAACGCTAAGGATGCAAAGTACTGGTTTAATAGCTATCACACAAGGGTTGCTGAGAAGATTCATGATTATCTAAAAGAGCAAAAATTTGTCGGACATGTAAGCTCGCTAGCAACCCTTATAAAAGCCATAAAAGAGCTAAATAACGGCGCGAGTGATGATTTTTTATTAGCTGCGATGTATGAGAAATTACCACAAAATTATAAAAATATCTTATTAAGCCCTTATGTGAGCGTTGAAGATGATGAGCTTAGATTTAGTATAAGGATCGTCGATAGTGACTCTGAGCTTAGACGAAATTTATTTCTAAAAGAGCTTAGAGAAGGGCTAGCACAGCTTACTAAAAATGACAATGTAAGCATAGAAGTTGCCGGCATGATGGTGCTTTATAACAATATGCTTCAAAATTTACTTAGCTCGCAAGTTGATACTTTTGGGCTAACTGTCACTATACTTTTTGTCATATTTTGCTTTATCTTTAGGAGTATAAAGTTAGCAACCATTGCGATAGTTTCAAATTTAATCCCACTTTGCACACTCTTTGGTGTGATGGGATTTTTTGGCATTCCGCTTGATGTGATGAGTATCACGATCGCAGCCATTAGTATAGGTATCGGCGTTGATGATATTATCCATTACATCCACCGATTTAAAGAAGAAATGCTTACAAAAAGCGTTTTTGAGAGTATTAAAGCTGCTCATGCAAGCATCGGATATGCGATGTATTACACATCATTTACTATTTTTCTTGGTTTTAGCGTGATGATAACTAGCAATTTTATTCCAACTATATATTTTGGCTTACTAACCGATCTTGTTATGGTTTTTATGCTTCTTGGTGCACTAATCATCTTACCAAGCCTCATTGCGAGCTTTGTAAAAAAGAGCGATATTTAAGCTAAATTTATTTGATAACTTTGATGAACGAGTAGACATCGGCCACGCCGTCAATGTGCTTAGCATACCAAATAGCATGTTTTTCTTGCTCAATGCTATCAACTACGCCGCTAAATACAACATCACAGCCAACTATGCTAACACGCACATTTGTGCCCTCAACTATACTATCTTTAAAAAGATTTTGCTTTAAGTTTGCAAGAATTTTTAGACTATCGCATGGATACTCTGGCTTTTTGATACGAAGATAGGTATAAATTTTCCGCACTCCATCTGTGCTTTTGGCTAATTCTACTAGCTTATCTTCAAGCTCTTTACTATCAACGAGTCCGATAAGATAAGCATCTCCGTAAAAAACCTCTATCTCGATATCAATATTACTAAGACTTTTTGAAAATAAAATTTTGCTTTGCAATTTGCTTTGTATAAATTTATCTCTTGTGATCGAGTAAATACCACGTTTATCGCGTGAAATAGAGTATGCATCATATACATTTAGTGGCGCGGTTGCTGGGGTTAGTACTGAAGAGCAAGAGCAAAAAAATAGAGCCAAAAATGCAAAAACGCTAAATTTTAAAATCAGAAATCCTTTTGTAATTTCAAAAAGTTTATAGAAAATGGGCTAAAATTTATCTAAATCTGCTAAAATAAAGCACACGGAGGATAAAGTAATCTGGTGATGCTCACGGGCTTCAAACCCGATGACTGGGCGGTTGACCGTCTGGTGGGGAGTTCGATTCTCTCATCCTCTCGCCACTCACTTTAAATTTTACTTTTATCAAGCAAATTTATAATCTCAAACAAAATAAAGCTTAATACAACCAAAACAAGGCTTAAAATCAGCGCTTCATCACTTTTGCCATCGTATACGGCATTATAAATGGCAAGCGAAATAGTGTCTGTTTTGCCTATGATATTGCCACCCAAAATTAGTGTTATGCCAACCTCGCCAAGCCCACGCGAGATCGCTAGAA comes from Campylobacter concisus and encodes:
- a CDS encoding efflux RND transporter permease subunit, encoding MRQIFKFIIAKNKLIIALILALSVVFGYLSTKLSVDASAETLLLEHDPDLKAYREIAKRYDSPGFLVVAFTPKDDLFSPKNLELIKNLGDELAKNDMVNSVISIINIPLLNSVKGGITGILDHTPTLQDKDINISKAKLEFAKSPIYSGNLISKDLKTTAIALNLKQDEKFNELVNERNLLSQKESNGTITQAERLKLEALAYEFKAYRDELRKSDHENLEAIKATIAKFNANDELFLGGANMIADDMIGFIKNDLLVYGLSVLALLSFSLWLFFRQVRWIVLPMFICAVSAIFTTGIFGIFDWEVTVISSNYIALQLIITISTVIHLVVSYREFYAKHPKYSQNQLIYLTLRDKFSPSFWAIFTTVIGFSSLMSADIKPVIMLGIMMSTGISVSLMLAFLLFGAINVNLEKLAPIRTFENSFKFTKYCANLALNSRKIIYVVCVLVVCFGVYGISKIKVENSFIGYFKESTEIRQGMQVIDTKLGGTIPVDVIVKFKEQKQEKNAEQDEFENEFESNAKDAKYWFNSYHTRVAEKIHDYLKEQKFVGHVSSLATLIKAIKELNNGASDDFLLAAMYEKLPQNYKNILLSPYVSVEDDELRFSIRIVDSDSELRRNLFLKELREGLAQLTKNDNVSIEVAGMMVLYNNMLQNLLSSQVDTFGLTVTILFVIFCFIFRSIKLATIAIVSNLIPLCTLFGVMGFFGIPLDVMSITIAAISIGIGVDDIIHYIHRFKEEMLTKSVFESIKAAHASIGYAMYYTSFTIFLGFSVMITSNFIPTIYFGLLTDLVMVFMLLGALIILPSLIASFVKKSDI
- a CDS encoding BON domain-containing protein; protein product: MILKFSVFAFLALFFCSCSSVLTPATAPLNVYDAYSISRDKRGIYSITRDKFIQSKLQSKILFSKSLSNIDIEIEVFYGDAYLIGLVDSKELEDKLVELAKSTDGVRKIYTYLRIKKPEYPCDSLKILANLKQNLFKDSIVEGTNVRVSIVGCDVVFSGVVDSIEQEKHAIWYAKHIDGVADVYSFIKVIK